A window of Pusillimonas sp. T7-7 contains these coding sequences:
- the fliQ gene encoding flagellar biosynthesis protein FliQ, giving the protein MTSETVMSMTYLAMKVALIMAGPLLLVTLVVGLVISIFQAATQINEMTLSFIPKLLAVGAALVLLGPWLITTMVDYMRTLFTQIPGLVS; this is encoded by the coding sequence ATGACTTCCGAAACCGTAATGTCCATGACCTACCTGGCCATGAAAGTGGCGCTGATCATGGCCGGGCCGCTGCTGCTGGTGACCCTGGTGGTGGGCCTGGTGATCAGCATTTTCCAGGCGGCCACCCAGATCAACGAGATGACGCTGTCTTTCATCCCCAAGCTGCTGGCCGTCGGCGCCGCCCTGGTGTTGCTGGGACCCTGGCTGATCACCACCATGGTTGACTATATGCGGACATTGTTTACGCAAATCCCCGGCCTGGTTTCCTGA
- the flgK gene encoding flagellar hook-associated protein FlgK translates to MNLANLGLTGLNAAQNRLQTAGHNINNAATEGYNRQSVLSATAGASATSAGYIGRGVQAVTVQRAYDSFLFRQLTSAQTTGASLAAYGSEITQINNLFADRTVGITPALQKFFDGIQAVASAPADSAARQELLGRASSLVGQINDNNAFLDSQRGNINTQITTVVTQINSYAERIRDLNNQITTARATASQHEPNDLLDQRDQLVAELGQLVGVKVIEQDGNFNLTVGNGQILLGGDTVFPLHAQPSADDPARTVVAYTAPVNGGVVTVELADSSIKGGALGGLLDYRREALDSVQNKLGRLAVGLATAINAVHEKGEDLNGVGGGDFFTLGEITPMPGAGNSGSGQLSVQFTDAKQLTDQDYRIERSAGGYTVTSLPNGTVSTFADSGDPANPTVIEVDGLRFDVSGGTPDTGDSWLVQPTRAAAANLSLAIDDPAGIAVATPGSGASNGDVGLELAGLQTAKVLGNGSMSLNEAFSQIVNHVGVMTQQNSTSAKAQATLIQQNYAAQQAVSGVNLNEEYVRLDQYQEQFRAASKLIDVSSSLFDTLLGLRS, encoded by the coding sequence ATGAACTTAGCGAATCTGGGCCTTACGGGTTTAAACGCAGCGCAAAACCGCTTGCAAACGGCTGGCCACAATATCAATAATGCGGCCACTGAAGGCTATAACCGTCAGTCGGTTCTGTCGGCCACGGCGGGCGCAAGCGCCACCAGCGCCGGTTATATCGGACGCGGCGTGCAGGCGGTGACCGTGCAGCGCGCCTACGACAGCTTTCTGTTCAGGCAACTGACCAGTGCCCAGACCACAGGCGCATCGCTTGCCGCCTATGGCAGTGAAATAACGCAGATCAATAATTTATTCGCCGACCGCACGGTGGGCATTACCCCGGCCCTGCAGAAGTTTTTTGACGGCATCCAGGCGGTGGCATCGGCTCCGGCCGACAGTGCTGCCCGCCAGGAATTGCTGGGCCGCGCCTCGAGCCTGGTGGGCCAGATCAATGACAACAACGCCTTTCTGGATAGCCAGCGCGGCAATATCAATACGCAGATTACGACGGTTGTTACGCAAATCAACAGCTACGCCGAGCGTATACGCGATCTGAACAACCAGATCACCACGGCGCGTGCCACCGCCAGCCAACACGAACCCAACGATTTGCTGGATCAACGCGACCAGCTGGTTGCGGAGCTTGGTCAACTCGTCGGGGTCAAGGTCATCGAGCAGGACGGCAACTTCAATCTTACCGTGGGCAATGGACAGATTCTTCTTGGCGGCGACACGGTTTTCCCCTTGCACGCACAGCCGTCGGCGGACGACCCGGCACGTACCGTGGTGGCGTATACCGCGCCAGTCAATGGCGGCGTGGTGACGGTGGAGTTGGCGGACAGCAGCATCAAGGGCGGCGCCCTGGGTGGGTTGCTGGACTATCGCCGCGAAGCGCTGGACAGCGTGCAGAACAAGCTGGGCCGCCTGGCGGTGGGACTGGCAACAGCCATCAATGCCGTGCATGAAAAGGGAGAGGACCTGAACGGAGTGGGCGGCGGCGACTTCTTCACTCTGGGCGAAATCACGCCCATGCCCGGCGCCGGCAACTCCGGCTCGGGCCAGTTGTCTGTGCAGTTCACCGACGCAAAGCAGCTTACCGATCAGGACTACCGCATTGAACGCAGCGCCGGGGGCTATACCGTAACCAGCCTGCCCAACGGCACGGTGTCGACTTTCGCGGATTCCGGCGATCCGGCCAACCCCACGGTCATCGAGGTCGATGGACTCAGGTTCGACGTAAGCGGCGGCACGCCGGATACAGGCGATTCGTGGCTGGTGCAGCCCACACGCGCCGCGGCGGCCAATCTGTCGCTGGCCATCGACGATCCGGCCGGTATTGCCGTGGCGACGCCCGGGTCGGGCGCCTCCAACGGCGACGTCGGCCTGGAATTGGCCGGGCTGCAAACAGCCAAGGTGCTGGGCAATGGTTCCATGAGCCTGAACGAAGCCTTTTCGCAGATCGTCAACCATGTGGGTGTGATGACCCAGCAGAACTCGACGTCCGCCAAGGCGCAAGCCACATTGATCCAGCAGAATTATGCGGCGCAGCAGGCCGTGTCGGGCGTCAACCTGAATGAAGAGTATGTGCGCCTTGATCAGTATCAAGAGCAGTTTCGTGCTGCTTCCAAGCTGATCGACGTCAGTTCGTCTTTGTTCGACACGCTGTTGGGGCTGCGCAGCTAA
- a CDS encoding flagellar basal body L-ring protein FlgH — protein sequence MLKRFSRLFLCCAIAVISGCALVPPEPIVTGPLTAPPPAPPPAEALANGAIYQPSAYGNYPLFEDRRPRNVGDIVTVIIQEKTNAAKNVQTQTDRSGNADFGVTLAPDFMPSDFAKQSFEMSGGNAAKGTGSTRADNTFSGTLTTTVIGVLPNGNLQIAGDKQMAINRGSEHIRFSGVIDPRSITGSNTVLSTQVADARIEFRSKGVMDEVQTMGWLQRFFLNISPF from the coding sequence ATGCTTAAACGTTTTAGCCGGCTGTTTTTGTGCTGTGCCATTGCCGTGATTTCAGGCTGCGCACTGGTACCGCCCGAGCCCATTGTGACAGGGCCGTTGACAGCGCCTCCGCCAGCGCCTCCGCCTGCGGAGGCGCTGGCCAATGGCGCCATTTATCAGCCTAGCGCCTATGGCAATTATCCCTTGTTTGAAGATCGCCGCCCCCGCAATGTGGGCGACATCGTGACGGTCATCATTCAGGAGAAAACCAATGCGGCCAAGAACGTGCAAACCCAGACCGACCGCAGCGGCAACGCCGACTTCGGCGTAACGCTGGCGCCGGACTTCATGCCCAGCGACTTCGCCAAGCAGAGCTTCGAAATGAGCGGCGGCAACGCGGCGAAAGGCACAGGCTCCACCCGCGCCGACAATACTTTCTCGGGTACGTTGACGACCACGGTGATAGGCGTGTTGCCCAACGGCAATCTGCAAATCGCCGGGGACAAGCAGATGGCCATCAACCGTGGCAGCGAGCACATCCGTTTTTCCGGTGTGATCGATCCGCGCTCCATTACCGGCTCCAATACCGTGCTGTCCACCCAGGTTGCGGACGCCCGTATTGAATTCCGCAGCAAGGGCGTCATGGATGAAGTCCAGACCATGGGCTGGCTGCAGCGTTTCTTCCTGAATATTTCTCCGTTCTGA
- the flgJ gene encoding flagellar assembly peptidoglycan hydrolase FlgJ: MAFVQYIPRPAPDELSSLDFSGLNSLKQGISAGTQESGQAERKVAQQFEALFIQQMLKQARQVSTQPSLFDSDQTRFAQSMSDEQMALQLANPGLGLAQALLDQIQASQGRSTNTLGEEPTPPELAASRLPSLKSRIGDDRREDAPSISALIDLLANNPITEKIYSAIKGAPEHIRNFVSRMSEAAKVAAAESGVHEKLILSQAALESGWGRREIKAEDGSTSYNLFGIKATSSWKGKVVHIMTTEYENGVAHKVKQPFRAYDSYAESFADYARLISRNERYSEVLDALSAEDAARRIQAAGYATDPAYADKLISIMGYFDSGPRS, encoded by the coding sequence ATGGCTTTCGTTCAATATATTCCCAGGCCCGCTCCCGACGAGCTCTCGTCGCTGGATTTCAGCGGACTCAACAGCCTGAAGCAGGGCATCAGCGCTGGCACGCAGGAATCCGGGCAAGCCGAGCGCAAGGTGGCGCAGCAGTTCGAAGCCCTATTCATCCAGCAGATGCTCAAGCAGGCGCGCCAGGTGTCGACTCAGCCGTCTTTGTTCGATAGCGACCAGACCCGCTTTGCCCAGAGCATGAGTGACGAGCAGATGGCCTTGCAACTGGCCAATCCCGGATTGGGCCTGGCACAAGCGCTGCTGGATCAGATACAGGCCAGCCAGGGCCGGTCGACCAATACGCTGGGCGAAGAACCGACGCCGCCCGAGCTTGCCGCCTCGCGTCTGCCCTCGCTCAAGTCGCGTATTGGCGATGACCGTCGCGAAGATGCGCCTTCGATTTCCGCACTGATCGATTTGTTGGCCAACAATCCCATCACCGAGAAAATCTATTCGGCCATCAAGGGCGCGCCCGAGCATATACGCAATTTTGTCAGCCGGATGTCCGAGGCGGCCAAGGTGGCAGCGGCGGAAAGCGGTGTGCACGAAAAGCTGATCCTTAGCCAGGCGGCGCTGGAATCGGGCTGGGGACGTCGTGAAATCAAGGCGGAAGACGGCTCAACCAGCTACAACCTGTTCGGCATCAAGGCCACTTCCAGCTGGAAGGGCAAGGTGGTGCACATCATGACGACTGAATACGAGAATGGTGTGGCCCACAAGGTGAAGCAGCCATTCCGCGCCTACGATTCTTACGCCGAATCGTTTGCCGACTATGCCCGCCTGATCAGCCGGAATGAACGTTACAGCGAGGTGCTGGACGCGCTTTCCGCAGAAGATGCCGCACGCCGCATCCAGGCGGCCGGCTACGCCACCGATCCGGCTTATGCCGACAAGCTGATTTCCATCATGGGCTATTTCGACAGCGGCCCACGAAGTTGA
- a CDS encoding flagellar basal body P-ring protein FlgI, protein MMQALNSLFIRCLRLHKSRLALAGLGLLLMAAPLLVQAERVKDLASIQGVRANQLIGYGLVVGLDGSGDQVRQTPFTQQSLTNMLSQLGITVPQGTNMQLRNVAAVMVTARLPAFARPGQTVDVVVSSMGNAKSLRGGTLLMTPLKGANGQVYAIAQGNLLVGGAGAEAGGSSVQVNQLNGGIISNGAIIERAVPTIYARDGIVNLELNTTDFGTAQNLVAALNKQFGTGTATALDGRVVQVRGPLNPDAQAAFLSQVESLQVRVAPARAKVVINARTGSVVMNRTVTIDEAAIAYGNLSVVISRQSDVSQPDTPFGGGQTVVTDSTQIEMRSDSGSLQRVRTSANLADVVKALNALGATPQDLLSILQNLKSAGALRADLEII, encoded by the coding sequence ATGATGCAGGCCCTGAATTCTCTCTTTATCCGTTGCCTGCGCCTGCACAAAAGCCGGCTGGCACTTGCAGGCCTGGGCTTGCTGTTGATGGCGGCGCCGCTGCTTGTGCAGGCCGAGCGCGTCAAGGACTTGGCATCCATTCAAGGCGTACGCGCCAACCAGCTGATCGGCTATGGCTTGGTCGTTGGCCTGGATGGCAGCGGCGACCAGGTTCGCCAAACGCCTTTCACACAGCAAAGCCTGACCAATATGCTTTCGCAGCTCGGCATCACGGTGCCGCAGGGCACCAATATGCAGCTCAGGAATGTGGCCGCAGTGATGGTAACGGCACGTTTGCCGGCCTTTGCGCGCCCGGGCCAGACGGTGGACGTGGTGGTGTCGTCCATGGGCAATGCCAAAAGCCTGCGCGGCGGCACGCTCTTGATGACGCCGCTCAAGGGGGCCAATGGGCAGGTCTATGCCATAGCTCAGGGCAATTTGCTGGTGGGCGGCGCGGGTGCGGAAGCGGGCGGCTCCAGTGTGCAGGTCAATCAGTTGAACGGCGGCATCATTTCCAACGGCGCCATTATCGAGCGCGCTGTGCCGACTATTTACGCCCGGGACGGTATCGTGAATCTGGAGTTGAACACGACCGATTTCGGTACTGCGCAGAACCTGGTTGCGGCATTGAATAAGCAGTTCGGCACGGGTACGGCCACGGCGCTCGACGGCCGTGTCGTGCAAGTGCGCGGCCCTTTGAATCCCGACGCCCAGGCGGCGTTCCTGTCGCAGGTGGAAAGCCTGCAGGTCAGGGTGGCGCCGGCACGCGCCAAGGTGGTCATCAATGCGCGTACCGGTTCGGTGGTGATGAACCGTACCGTCACCATAGACGAAGCGGCCATCGCCTATGGCAATCTGTCGGTGGTGATCAGCCGACAGTCCGATGTAAGCCAGCCCGACACGCCGTTTGGCGGCGGACAGACCGTGGTGACGGACAGCACGCAGATAGAAATGCGATCCGATAGCGGCAGCTTGCAGCGCGTGCGCACCAGCGCCAACCTGGCCGATGTCGTCAAGGCCTTGAATGCGCTGGGCGCGACGCCCCAGGACTTGCTGTCCATTCTGCAGAACCTCAAGAGCGCCGGCGCCCTGCGCGCCGACCTCGAGATTATTTAG
- the fliO gene encoding flagellar biosynthetic protein FliO, which produces MTEAAVLRLIISLFFIVALILACAWITRRAGWLRTGNASGLRVIGSQSLGARSYVAMVEVEDARLVLGVTGNQISLLHTLPPAESPAVATQASTAARHEGARPSFAAALRKVLKGR; this is translated from the coding sequence ATGACCGAAGCCGCCGTCCTGCGCCTGATCATCAGCCTGTTCTTTATCGTGGCGCTCATCCTGGCCTGCGCCTGGATCACGCGTCGCGCGGGCTGGCTGCGCACAGGCAATGCGTCGGGCTTGCGTGTGATTGGCTCGCAAAGCCTGGGCGCCCGCAGCTATGTTGCCATGGTCGAAGTGGAAGATGCCCGCCTGGTGCTGGGCGTGACCGGCAACCAGATCTCCCTCTTGCATACCCTACCGCCCGCCGAATCGCCTGCCGTGGCAACTCAAGCCAGCACCGCAGCCAGGCATGAAGGCGCTCGGCCCAGTTTCGCCGCTGCGTTGCGCAAAGTGCTGAAAGGCCGATAA
- the fliP gene encoding flagellar type III secretion system pore protein FliP (The bacterial flagellar biogenesis protein FliP forms a type III secretion system (T3SS)-type pore required for flagellar assembly.): protein MGLAQTTLPALTSAVNPDGSQTWSLSIQTLVLLTMMSFLPAMLMMMTGFTRIIIVLGLLRNAMGTGASPPNSILIGLALFLTFFAMSPVFDQIYADAYQPLSNGVIAFEEALERGIKPLHSFMLHQTREADLTMFANMANVAELQTAEEVPLRVLVPAFMASELKTAFQIGFTIFIPFLIIDLVVASVLMALGMMMVPPVTISLPFKLMLFVLADGWHLLLGSLARSFYQ from the coding sequence ATGGGCCTGGCGCAGACCACACTGCCCGCCCTGACCTCGGCGGTCAATCCGGATGGCAGCCAGACCTGGTCGCTCAGCATACAGACACTGGTCTTGCTGACCATGATGTCTTTCCTGCCAGCCATGCTCATGATGATGACGGGCTTTACCCGCATCATTATTGTGCTGGGCCTGTTGCGCAACGCCATGGGTACCGGCGCCTCGCCGCCCAACTCGATACTGATCGGCCTGGCGCTGTTCCTGACTTTCTTTGCCATGTCGCCGGTATTCGATCAGATCTATGCCGACGCCTACCAGCCGCTGAGCAATGGCGTCATCGCGTTCGAAGAAGCGTTGGAGCGCGGCATCAAGCCGCTGCACAGCTTCATGCTGCATCAGACGCGCGAAGCGGACCTGACCATGTTCGCCAACATGGCCAATGTGGCCGAGCTGCAAACCGCCGAGGAAGTGCCATTGCGTGTGCTGGTGCCCGCTTTTATGGCCAGCGAACTCAAGACCGCCTTCCAGATCGGCTTCACCATCTTCATTCCTTTCCTCATCATCGATCTGGTGGTGGCCAGTGTATTGATGGCGCTGGGCATGATGATGGTTCCGCCCGTGACGATTTCACTCCCCTTCAAGCTTATGCTGTTCGTGCTGGCCGACGGCTGGCACTTGCTGCTGGGGTCTCTGGCCCGCAGCTTTTACCAGTAA
- the fliR gene encoding flagellar biosynthetic protein FliR produces the protein MISVDIDLLYGWMNAFLWPFFRILALIGAAPLLGESSIPIRAKVGFAALVTVAIAPALDPMPDIPTASFAGLWIGLQQVLIGMALGLVMRIVFAAVQTAGEFIGLQMGLSFASFFDPATGANTAVLARIMNVVATLLFLALNGHLMMLAGIMRSFDVLPVRVGGLDPNGWGVLFEWSSEVMVSGMMLALPLIIVLLTINLALGILNRTAQQLSVFAVGFPISLMTGLVLLAVVLPQTGPFLSNLFQEGYSTMARLAQALAGP, from the coding sequence ATGATTTCGGTAGATATCGACCTGCTCTACGGGTGGATGAACGCCTTTCTTTGGCCGTTCTTTCGCATTCTGGCGCTGATCGGCGCCGCGCCCTTGCTGGGTGAGTCGTCCATACCTATACGAGCCAAGGTCGGTTTCGCCGCCTTGGTGACCGTTGCCATTGCCCCAGCCCTGGACCCCATGCCGGATATACCCACGGCCTCGTTTGCCGGGCTGTGGATAGGTTTGCAACAGGTATTGATAGGCATGGCGCTGGGCCTGGTCATGCGCATTGTGTTCGCCGCCGTCCAGACAGCGGGCGAATTCATAGGCCTGCAAATGGGCTTGTCATTTGCCTCTTTCTTCGATCCCGCCACAGGCGCGAATACGGCTGTGCTGGCGCGCATCATGAATGTCGTGGCGACGCTTCTGTTTCTGGCGCTTAACGGCCATCTGATGATGCTGGCCGGCATCATGCGCAGCTTCGATGTACTGCCTGTTCGCGTAGGCGGATTGGACCCCAATGGCTGGGGCGTGCTGTTTGAATGGAGTTCTGAAGTGATGGTGTCCGGCATGATGCTGGCCCTGCCGCTCATCATTGTGCTGCTGACCATCAACCTGGCCTTGGGCATTCTGAACCGTACCGCGCAACAGCTATCCGTCTTTGCCGTGGGCTTTCCCATCAGCCTGATGACGGGATTGGTTCTGCTGGCCGTGGTGCTGCCCCAGACGGGGCCCTTTCTGTCGAATTTATTTCAGGAAGGCTACAGCACCATGGCGCGCCTGGCCCAGGCGCTGGCGGGGCCTTAG
- a CDS encoding methyl-accepting chemotaxis protein codes for MSTSQQSSSNKKKGKARVKRSRLRIADAKVSSILMLVLAIFMVLIFAVGGMGAWFLSENLKQSEAMDKQNKVSRIVYGFGRDMMSVRISLLVAARYQQDQQEAAGQESEKLQNEAEAMLLAARGKLDDVKKAFDEFRKAMPESGDGRRLATRVISSYRPYLDDGIDPMVQALESKDFITFYYVNNEFGIPRSVAFEESVEAFANYVSKEQAQYYAQAQASFRQAVIAIVVAVLLGLVLMIVMRVVFGRIVVRPLREAGRHFDRIANGDLTQRVEVKSHNEIGVLYEALRRMQESLTRTVSTVREGVEEITLGSREIFMGNTDLSSRTEQQAASLQETAASMEQLASTVRMNTDNALQADALAKGASDVAERGGQAVSVVVSTMSEISTSSHKMAEIVGVIDGIAFQTNILALNAAVEAARAGEQGKGFAVVAGEVRSLAQRSAQAAKEIKGLIEESQHKVQAGAQQASQAGEVMREVVGSVQGVTTIMGEIASASHEQSEGIEQVNQAVTQMDGVVQQNAALVEQAAAAAGSLQEQASRLAQAVAVFKLNTSEVIEMPGKPLEVAGAGAA; via the coding sequence ATGTCTACTTCGCAACAATCGTCCTCGAATAAAAAGAAGGGCAAGGCACGCGTCAAACGCAGCCGTTTGCGCATTGCCGATGCCAAAGTCAGTTCCATCTTGATGTTGGTATTGGCGATTTTCATGGTGCTCATTTTTGCCGTAGGGGGCATGGGCGCCTGGTTCTTGTCGGAAAACCTCAAGCAGTCGGAGGCCATGGATAAGCAGAACAAGGTCTCGCGCATTGTGTATGGCTTTGGCCGAGACATGATGAGTGTGCGGATTTCGTTGTTGGTGGCTGCACGCTATCAGCAAGATCAGCAAGAGGCGGCCGGCCAGGAGAGCGAGAAACTGCAGAACGAAGCCGAGGCCATGCTGCTTGCCGCCCGTGGCAAGCTGGATGACGTCAAGAAGGCCTTTGACGAGTTCCGCAAGGCCATGCCCGAGTCGGGTGATGGCCGCCGCCTGGCAACTCGTGTTATCAGTTCCTATCGTCCGTATCTGGATGATGGCATCGACCCCATGGTGCAAGCCCTGGAAAGCAAAGACTTCATCACTTTTTACTACGTGAACAATGAATTCGGCATTCCTCGCAGTGTGGCGTTTGAAGAGTCGGTCGAGGCCTTTGCAAACTATGTCAGCAAAGAACAGGCACAGTACTACGCCCAAGCGCAAGCCAGTTTCCGCCAGGCCGTCATTGCCATTGTCGTTGCGGTGCTGCTGGGCCTGGTCCTGATGATCGTCATGCGCGTGGTATTTGGCCGTATCGTGGTAAGGCCGCTGCGCGAGGCGGGCCGTCACTTTGACCGCATCGCGAACGGCGATCTGACGCAGCGGGTGGAGGTCAAGTCGCATAATGAGATTGGTGTGTTGTACGAGGCGCTGCGCCGCATGCAGGAAAGCCTGACGCGTACGGTGAGCACGGTGCGCGAAGGGGTGGAAGAGATCACCCTGGGCTCGCGCGAGATATTCATGGGTAATACCGACCTGAGCAGCCGCACCGAGCAGCAGGCGGCCTCGCTGCAAGAGACGGCGGCCAGCATGGAACAACTGGCGTCCACCGTGCGCATGAACACAGACAACGCCCTGCAGGCCGATGCGCTGGCCAAGGGCGCGTCCGATGTGGCCGAGCGCGGCGGCCAGGCGGTCTCGGTGGTGGTAAGCACCATGAGCGAGATCTCGACCAGCTCGCACAAGATGGCCGAGATTGTGGGCGTGATCGACGGCATTGCATTCCAGACGAACATTCTGGCGCTGAATGCGGCGGTCGAGGCCGCGCGCGCCGGCGAGCAGGGCAAGGGCTTTGCGGTGGTGGCGGGCGAGGTGCGCTCGCTGGCCCAGCGCAGCGCGCAGGCGGCCAAGGAGATCAAAGGGCTGATCGAGGAATCGCAGCACAAGGTCCAGGCTGGGGCCCAGCAGGCGAGCCAGGCGGGCGAGGTGATGCGCGAGGTGGTCGGTTCGGTGCAAGGGGTCACGACCATCATGGGCGAGATCGCCTCGGCCTCGCACGAGCAGTCCGAGGGAATCGAGCAGGTCAATCAGGCGGTCACGCAGATGGACGGGGTGGTGCAGCAAAATGCGGCGCTGGTCGAACAAGCGGCGGCCGCGGCCGGATCACTGCAAGAGCAGGCCTCGCGCCTGGCCCAGGCCGTGGCCGTGTTCAAGTTGAATACCAGCGAAGTCATCGAGATGCCGGGCAAGCCGCTGGAAGTCGCCGGGGCTGGCGCCGCCTAG
- the flgL gene encoding flagellar hook-associated protein FlgL produces MRISSTLFFQTGLNSIHAQQSDLMHLYQQIGSGQRMVTPADDPLAAAQAINISQSQSLNQRFAENRSVLSQNLGIEENTLNSVTTLLQDVKTRLIEAGNGTMSDADRATLSNVLANARTSLLGLANATDGSGQYLFSGAQGNVKPFQEGANGIEYLGDQYQRNIQADQTRRIAGGDVGTDVFNRAAPGSTGYLSRAEGANTGTAVVGSPAITDPRGEGVGYIYTIAFTSGADYTVSITDAQNNLVSEYDGTGYVAGSTDHLDLQGGVQVAISGSPASGDKFVLEPVSATTDLNIFNTLDSIIASLGDPTQSDAVNVAKFQNTLGSAIQRIDVNYNNVLTVRASVGARMNEIDALDANGMQRALSYSNQLSKMEDVDYYSATAQLQLRTAALEAASLAFRKIQATGLFNMGSN; encoded by the coding sequence ATGCGTATTAGTTCCACTTTGTTCTTTCAGACGGGACTCAATTCCATCCATGCCCAGCAGTCCGATTTAATGCATCTGTACCAACAGATCGGCAGCGGTCAACGCATGGTGACACCGGCCGATGACCCGCTGGCCGCAGCCCAGGCCATCAATATCAGCCAGTCGCAATCCTTGAACCAGCGTTTTGCCGAGAATCGCAGCGTTTTAAGCCAGAACCTGGGCATTGAAGAAAATACGCTCAATTCCGTAACCACCCTGTTGCAAGACGTCAAGACACGCTTGATCGAGGCCGGCAACGGCACGATGTCGGATGCCGACCGCGCCACCTTGAGCAATGTGCTGGCCAATGCACGCACCAGCCTGCTGGGGCTGGCCAATGCCACCGATGGCAGCGGACAGTATTTGTTCTCGGGCGCGCAGGGCAATGTGAAGCCGTTCCAGGAAGGCGCCAATGGGATCGAGTACCTGGGCGACCAATACCAGCGCAATATCCAGGCCGACCAGACGCGCCGCATCGCCGGCGGCGATGTGGGTACCGACGTTTTCAATCGCGCCGCGCCGGGCTCCACTGGCTACCTGAGCAGGGCGGAAGGCGCCAACACCGGTACGGCGGTGGTCGGCAGCCCGGCCATCACCGATCCGCGCGGCGAGGGTGTGGGCTATATCTATACCATTGCATTCACATCAGGCGCCGACTATACCGTCAGCATCACCGATGCCCAGAACAATCTTGTCAGTGAATACGACGGCACGGGCTATGTGGCGGGCAGCACCGACCATCTTGACTTGCAGGGCGGGGTGCAAGTGGCGATCTCGGGCTCACCTGCAAGTGGCGACAAGTTCGTGCTCGAACCCGTCAGCGCAACCACCGACCTGAATATCTTCAATACGCTGGACAGCATTATTGCGTCGCTGGGAGACCCCACCCAGAGTGATGCAGTCAATGTGGCCAAGTTCCAGAACACGCTGGGCAGCGCCATACAGCGCATAGACGTCAACTACAACAACGTGCTGACGGTACGCGCCTCGGTGGGCGCCCGCATGAATGAAATCGATGCTTTGGACGCCAACGGCATGCAGCGCGCGCTGAGCTACAGCAACCAGTTGTCCAAGATGGAAGATGTTGACTATTACAGTGCAACGGCACAACTGCAGTTGCGTACAGCTGCCCTGGAAGCCGCGTCGCTTGCCTTCCGCAAGATACAGGCTACCGGGCTATTCAATATGGGGTCCAACTGA
- the fliN gene encoding flagellar motor switch protein FliN — protein sequence MTDSKPNDSQNNEAPDNDAAAGGDIDWDAALAEQAGQPLQPTQADGLAGDTDDWASALAEQTAAQRPAAPDAAAAGAPAATISSAQHVFQPLADNAIENNSDIDMIMDIPVQLSVELGRARLTIKNILQLGQGSVVELDGLAGEPMDIFVNGYLIAQGEVVVVDEKYGIRVTDIITPSDRISRLNGRR from the coding sequence ATGACCGACTCCAAGCCCAACGATTCTCAAAACAACGAAGCGCCGGACAACGACGCCGCAGCAGGCGGCGATATAGATTGGGACGCGGCGCTGGCCGAGCAGGCTGGACAGCCGCTCCAGCCCACGCAGGCCGACGGCCTGGCCGGCGATACGGACGACTGGGCCAGCGCCCTGGCCGAGCAAACCGCGGCGCAACGCCCTGCTGCCCCGGATGCTGCGGCAGCGGGTGCGCCGGCCGCCACAATCAGCAGCGCGCAGCATGTGTTCCAGCCTCTGGCCGATAACGCCATCGAGAACAACAGCGACATCGACATGATCATGGACATCCCCGTGCAACTGTCGGTGGAACTGGGGCGCGCACGGCTGACCATCAAGAACATCCTGCAGCTGGGCCAAGGCTCGGTTGTAGAGCTGGACGGCCTGGCCGGCGAGCCCATGGACATCTTCGTCAACGGCTACCTGATTGCCCAGGGCGAAGTCGTTGTCGTCGACGAAAAATACGGCATTCGTGTCACGGACATCATCACGCCGTCCGACCGCATCAGCCGGCTCAACGGCCGCCGCTAG